AAGAACTACATGAAATAACTTATTCCGTTGGATTAGAATATTGGTATGACAAGCAATTTGCAATCAGAGGAGGTTATTTCTACGAAAATCCCACAAAAGGAAATCGTCAGTTTTTTACACTCGGTGCTGGTATTAAGTATAGTGTTTTCGGTTTGGATTTTGCATACTTGATTCCTGCTTCATCAGAAGTTAAAAGTCCTCTTGCTAATACTCTCCGATTCTCTTTAACATTCGATTTTGAAGCATTTAAAGAACAAAATAAAGACAAGAGCAATTAATCAGCACTTATAGTTATTCTTTCTTTTCCTTTTAAAACATTATAATAATGAAACCCAGAATCGGCTTTGGATTTGATGTTCATAAATTAGTTAAAAAAAGAGATTTTTATTTAGGTGGAATAAAAATCGAATATTATAAAGGTGCACTCGGTCATTCCGATGCCGATGTTTTAATTCATTCCATCTGCGATGCTCTTCTCGGTGCTGCAAACCTGCGCGACATCGGCTTTCACTTTCCCGACAGTTCGGCTGAATATAAAAATATTGACAGCAGAATTCTTTTGAAAAAAGTTGTAAAACTCCTTAAAGAAAAAAAATACAAAATCGGAAACATTGATTCTACAATTTGTTTGCAAAATCCTAAAATCGGTGAATATATTCCTCAAATAAAAAAAGTATTATTGGAAATTATTGAAATCCCCGAAGATGATATTTCCATTAAAGCTACTACTACTGAAAAATTAGGATACATAGGTCGCGGAGAAGGCGTTTCAGCATATTCGGTAGTACTTATACAATAGTAAAATCGTGAAGTTGGAAATTGTAAGGTAAAGTTTTTTAAAAGAAGTTTCACCCGATTGTATCTTTGGTAATAAATATTGAATTAATTAACTAAACTAAAGAACGAAAAAATAGATACAACCGGGGTTTCAACTTCTTTTTTTATAACCTAATTTACATTAAGGTCTATATTTTCTTCTTTTCTCTGTACTGGCTTGTAATTATTAATTTTATAGCTAATATTAAATTTTATTACATTTGCCTCATCTCTGGTTTTAAAAGTATTATATAAATTATTGACTTTATTTTCCGACTCATATTTGAACATATTAAAAGGATTATTAAAGCTAATAACCGCAGTAATTTTTTTCAATATTTCTTTTCTTACCGATATGCTTCCGTTAACAGAATATTTCGACCTTCCCTGAATATCAAAATAAGGCGAATTATAAAATCCTGTTAACTGTATTCTGGTTGTTTTATTTACTTTGAAATTAAAATTAGCCCTTGCCTCACCTGATAATGGAATATCGGGTAAATCGTATGTTATATTATTATCTTTATATTTATAACCGTATACACTGAATGAAGGCGATATGCTAAACCACTTTGCCATATCAAAATTTCCGGATATATCAGTTCCGAAAAAATATGTCTTTGATATGTTTTCCCATCTTACATAAAATCCTCCTTTTTCGTCCACATGAAACATTTGATTTACGGTATTGTTATTCTGACGAAAATATGTTTCAACCGAGAAATAAGAGGATTTAAATTTTTTCATATAATTCAACTCTAATGAGTTAATATATTCAGGAAGAAGTTCTGGGTTTCCGTAATTCTTAAAGTATTTATCACTGTACATAGGCAGTGGATTCAGCAACATTTCATGAGGTCGCTCAATTCTTCTGCTGTAGCTCAATTGCAATTGGTTGTCATTCTTAAATTGCTTTGATATGGAAGCAGTGGGAAAGAAATCTAATTTATCATACTTGTAATTTTTATTTATTGTTTTAAGCTCAAGCAATCGTTCATTATATTCGCCTCGCAGTCCAATCTGATATTCAATTTTTTTCCATTTGCCGGCAAATGTTATATATGAAGCAAATACATTATTATAAAAATTCATATCATTTTTAAAATCGGCATTTTCAATCCAACTTTCAAGTGAGGTCTGATACATCTGATATTTTTGATTTGATACTAAAGGTCGTATGCTTCCCTGAATACCTGCTTCAATTTTATAAATAGTATCAAGCAGTAATGTTAAATCCGACTTGAACCTTAATTCACCTCTTTTTTCATCTCTTACGTATCTGTATCTGTATGGCTCTATTCCGTTTGTTTCCCAATTAGTATTAGTATGATATTCATTATTTTCTTCACTTCTATCACCTTCCCAGTGCGACAAATACAATAATGAATTAAGCTCTGCTCCGGGTTTTTTAAATTTCTTCTGATGACTGATATTTGATATATAATAAAGTCCGTTAACTTTCATTGATTCTTTATTATAAGTATAAAGGTCAATAGAACCGGGATTTATCCATTCGTGATATTTATTATTAATTGAACCGTTAAAATCAACATTTCCTATCTGAGTTGAAAATGAAATACTGTTCTTATCATTTATGCTATAATCGAAGCCCGCTTTAATGTATGAAGTTGTATATTTTCTTTTCTGAATTCCGTCAGAATTTAAAAAATTTATTGCATCATTTACATTAGTTTCTTTATATAATTCATTAAATGATTTGCTTGTATTATCACGGTAATTTGCTCCGACGAAATAATTTATTTTGTTTTTCCTAAAATTAAAAAGAAAATCTCCGCTGTATTTATTTCCACTTCCAATTGAAGCATTCATTATTCCATTTGTACCCGGCATAGAATTCTTTTTCATTATAATATTAATTATACCTGCTGTACCTTCTGCGTCATATTTGGCTGAAGGATTTGTAATTACTTCAATTTTATCAACTGCACTTGCCGGAATTTGTTGTAATGCTTCAGTTCCGCTCAATACCGAAGGTTTTCCGTCAACCAAAACAGTGAAGTTTGAACTACCTCTAAGGGTTACATTTCCATCATTAGCAACTATAACTCCCGAAACATTTTTAAGTGCGTCAACAGCTGTTCCTCCGGTACTATTAAGATTTTGACTTACGTTTACAACTTTTTTATCAATTTTATATTCCACATCGTTTTTATCTGAACTTATGCTTACTTCGGAAAGATTAGTTGTAACAGGTTCAATTTTTATTGGTTCAAGTTTCAATTCTTTATTTTCTTTTGATAAAATGATACCGGAAATATTTTTTTTCTTATAACCTATAAAATTTGCAACTAAATAATATTTTCCTTCCACAATATTTTTTAAAAGAAATTTTCCTTCGGTAGAAGTTATTGTTCCTGTAACCATCTGCGAATCCAATTGATTAAACAGAACCACATTAGCGTATTCCACAGGTTGATTGGTTTTTTTATCAAAAACCTCACCCGAAATTGTGCAATTCACTTTTTCATTATTTATACCTTGCACTTTTACAAAGCATAAATTAAGTAGCACAAAAAGCGATACGATTATTGACAGTTTGTTTTTCATAAGATTTTATTTATTTATTTTAATTTTAGAATTCTCAGTGTGCATAAACAAAAATAATTCATGATTTACCTTAATAAAAATGTAATCTGTAATCCGATTTAATTTCCCGCTGAATGTCAATTAAACGCAATGTTTGCAGGTTGCCGATTAAATTAAGTATCTTGCCGATTACTTGGGTTATTTGTCAGATTTGAATTAATAGAAATTCTATATGAAAAATTTATTTCATATATTTACTTCATAAAACCGCAAACTGTGAGCAGAAAAAATATCATAATATTTCATATCATATTTTGGATATATATATTATATCCGGAGTTCACACCTATTATTTTCAAAACAGCATATAAAAGTATTCCTTATTATTTTTGGACTTTACCATTAAATATTTTCTTTCATATTTGTATTTTTTATCTTTTCTATTTTATTTTTGTTCCACTGTTTTTTCGTTTAAAATCCAGATTTACCGGTGTTTTTATTGCGGTATTAGCTATTATCGTTTATGCAAGTTTTAGATTAATAATTTTTTATTATTATGACCTTTATGTTATAAAATTGCCTTTAAAAGAGCTTGTTTTTTCAAATTGGGAAATTGCAAATGAATTTCGGATAACGGTTGTTTTAAGTTTATATGCTTTCTTTACACGATTTACCATCGATTGGTTTAATCATCAAAAGCAGAAAGCCGATTTAATAAATCAGAATCAGGCAAGCGAACTTGCTTTACTGCGGTCGCAGATAAATCCCCACTTTTTATTCAACACTTTGAATAACATCTATTCACTTGTAATAAAAAAATCGGATGATGCTTCAAAAGCATTGATGAAACTTTCTTCAATAATGAGGTATATGCTTTATGATGCAAATACTGATAAAGTTCCACTCGAAAAAGAAATAGAATATCTGAACAGTTTTATTGAACTTCAGAAAATTAGAATTAAGGAGAATAATTTTATTGAATTTAATATTACTGGAAATATAACCAATCAAGTTATTACTCCCATGTTGCTTATTCCTTTTGTAGAGAATGCTTTCAAGCATGGAAATAAAAGTGTGCATTCGCCCGGAATTTTTATCAATCTTATGATTGAAGGAGATAAAATAATTTTCGAAGTAATAAATTACATTAATAAATCTGAAAATTCAGGAAAAGATAAAATCGGCGGTATCGGATTGCAAAACATCAAACGTCGTCTCGAACTTATTTATCCGGGTGAGCATAGCATGGAAATAAAAACCGAAGACAATAAATTTATTATTAAACTTATAATTGAAAATTAATTATGACAATAAATTGTATAGCAATAGACGATGAGCCGCTGGCACTCGATATCATTAAAGATTATTGCAGTAAAATTCCCTTTCTGAATTTAATAAAAACCTTTTACAATCCTGTTGATTCTATTGATTACATTGCAAAAAACAAGGTTGACCTTTTATTTCTTGATATTCAAATGGACAAGCTTACCGGTATACAATTTTTAAATGCACTTAAACAAAAGCCATTAACAATTTTCACCACTGCATACGATAAGTATGCCATTAAAGGATTTGAACTCGACATTGTTGATTATCTCTTAAAGCCCATATCATTTGAGCGTTTTGTAAAGGCAGTTGACAAAGCATTTGATAAAGTTAATATTCAAAGTAATATAAAAAGTGAAACTAAAGAAATATACATAACCAATCCTTCCGATGATTTTATTTTTGTTAAAACCGAATATCGTTTCGAGAAAATTCAGCTGTCAGATATTTTATATATTGAAGGGATGAGTGATTACCTACGAATAGTAACACCCACAAAGAGAATTATGACTTTGCTGAACTTCAAAAAAGCTGAAGATATTTTGCCGCAGAACAAATTCATTCGGGTTCATAAATCATTCATAGTTGCCATTGATAAAATAGAAAATATTGAAAGAAACCGCATAAAAATTGCCGACCAGTTGATACCAATCAGCGAAACTTATAAGAAAAATTTCTTTGAATTTCTCGATAAAAAGAAAATGACATAAGCAGCAATAAAAAATAATTGTAAATTTTTGAATTAAAACGGGTACCCTATTGCGATGTTAAAAATTATATCTTTTGTAGTTATATCTTTTCCGAGCCATCTTTTATTTTCGGGTAGTTTGGGGTCTCTCAGAGGTATGGCTCCATCGAAACGAATTATGAAATAAGAAAAATTCAAACGAAATCCGAGTCCTGTTCCGAGAGCAATTTCTTTATAAAAACGATTTAGCTCAAACTCACTTCCAATACGTTTGCTGTCTTTTTTCAAAAGCCATATATTTCCGGCATCGGCAAAAACAGCACCTTCGAGAATGCGGTATATTTTAAATCTGTATTCAAGGTTTGTTTCCAAAGCCATATCAGCGGTTTTGTCGTAGCCCGTTCCCAAGCTGTCGTAATACGAACCCGGACCAACTCCTTTCATGTGCCATGCCCTCAAGCTATTTGCTCCTCCCAGCCAGAAACTTTTTTCAAACGGCATTACACTAGAATTTCCATAAGTAACTCCAACACCGGTGTAAAAGCGGAAAACGAGTGATATCTTGTTATTTATAATATTATAATATCTGTAATCAATGTCAGCTCTCATGTATTGTGCATAGTTTATACCGAAAATTCGATAAATCCCGGTGCTGTCCTTTCTTGTTTCAAGAAATTTATTTAATAAAAATTTATTTCCCAGATTATTTATACCTCTTAACAAATTCCCTGCAAATTCAATATTTCCCTTGAAATAAGAAAAATTTCTCGCTTTATTAATATCCTGATTATTATATATAAAACTGTAATTTGTGGCGGTTGTCAAATGATTCTGATAACTGTTAATTATCAATAAATCTTTTGTAGCATTTATCTGTTCATTAAAAAAAACATCTTTAAAAATATTAACGATGTTCAATTCGGCAGGATTGATGATATGTTTTTTGTATTCCGTTTCTTTCCACTCATAACCGAAAACAGCATTTGTAATTGAACGCCAGAAATGAGGACGCTGTTGGAAATTATACCCGATGCTCAAAAGAGTTTTGGGATATGATGATTTCGAAAATTTATCGGCACTTACAGGCAGAAGAAATCCCGGAATACTTAAACTCATTTCCGAGCCGTATTCGTAAGTATTGAAAGGAAGATAATGATTTAATAAATCATTATCTTCAGCTAAATTGGTATTTTGAAATTCCATTCCTCCTTTTATTTTGAAATTGAAATTTTCAAAATTTCTGAAAATATTTTTATGCTGGTATATTATATTACCGGCTATTCCAAGATTACCGGCAGAATTAGTTCCGAGTGCTTCAATTGAATAGGATTGTGCTTTTGATGATACAAGCCGAATCTTGCAATCCAGATAATGTTTCCCATCCTTGTTTTTAACAGAATCGTAAGCTACTTCATTAAACTGAATATTGACAAATTTAAATGCTCTTGTATTTGATAGTTTATTATATGTTTGTTCTACTGCATTGACACGAAACAATTGTTCTCTCTTAACAAAAATACATTGAGTAATTGCCTTAGGATTATATCGCAGTTTATTTTTAAATATAAAAATATAATCATCGGATTGTAATGTGTCATATTTCACTGAATCAACAATGGAAAGCGAAGCAGGAGTTAGTATTTCAATTTTATTTATATAATATTGTTTGTGCTTTTCTGAAACGACTGAATCGGAATTTCCGGTTGATTTAATACTTATATTTTTAATATCAACTGTAATATCCAATTGATGGTTTTGTAAAGAACTGTCAACCTTAAAATATATGTATTCTCTCGAAAAATAAAAATATCCGTCATTTTTCAGAATTGTTGTAATCCTGTCTCTTTCCTTTGATAATAAATCAATATCATAATTATTACCTTTTTTTAATAATGAATTTATTGTATCAGATAAAACTTTATTTTTAATATAAATATCATCAACTATATATTTTATATTTTTTATTTTATAAGGTTTGTTAGCTTTAATATTATAATGCACCCATACTCTTTTCTTTTTTATATTTTTACGGTGCTGAGCCGAATCTTTAACTGTTGCATTAAAATATCCTTTTGCCTGAAGATACTTTGTAATTTGCTTTGAAGAAGTGTTCATTGACAAAGAATCGAAAATTACAGGTTCCTCCCCTATTGTTGTTTTCCACCATTTATTCCATTTCGTTTCTTTTTCCCGGTTAAACATATTATATACTGTGAGATGAAAACGCACAAACCAGAATATTTTTCTGTTTGGTTTTTGTTTTACAACTTTCAGTAATTCATCATTTGAAATTTCCTTATTGCTATTATGAATTATATTTTTTGTTAATAAGTACTGATTATGCTCAAGTTTTTTACTAACCTGACAACTATATAAAAACACCAGCAATAATGTAAAACATCCGACCTTTGCTTTCAAAACAAATAATTTATTAAATTTTTACAAATTTAGTCAAATAAAATAAAAAATATGCCGTTAAAGTTATTCACATAATTTATTTTCCAAATTATTTGAGTATGTTTGCACGTTCATTTGAATTTGAAACCGAAAAACTTTTTCCCTAATGTTATCATCAGAAGAAAAATTTGCCAGACGAAGATTGCGGACAACCTATTTATCATCGGTTATAAGCATTGCTCTTGTTCTTTTCATGCTCGGATTATTAGGGTTAATACTGCTTAATGCAAAAAAATTATCCGACTATGTAAAAGAAAATGTGAATGTTTCCCTTATTTTTAGGGAAAAGGTCAATGAAAGCGAAATTCTTAAATTTAAAGCCCATCTTGATTCTTCATATTTTGTACGCTCAAGCAAATATGTTACAAAAGAAGAAGCTGCCATTCAGCTTAAAGAAGACCTTGGCGAAGATTTCATTAAAACTCTCGGCTATAATCCTCTACTTCCTTCTATCGACATACGGCTTAAAGCCGAATTTGCAAATAATGCAAGCATTTCCATTATTGAAAAAAAATTACTTGAAAATGAAAATATAAAAGAAGTTTTTTATCAGAAATCAATTATAAATCTCGTAAACGACAAGATTCGCAAAATCAGCATCGTACTGATATTTTTCAGTATTATCCTGCTTGTAATTTCCATAGCTTTAATTAACAATACCATCCGGCTTTCCGTTTATTCCAAACGCTTTCTTATCAGAAGCATGATGCTTGTGGGAGCCACACAGTATTTTGTGCGAAAACCATTTGTACTGAAAGGTATAGTTCATGGACTTTACGGAGCTTTAATTGCTATTCTCTTTTTTTCGGGAACAATTTATTTTATAGTAACTGAAATACCCGAATTAATGTACATGAACGAAATAAACGTGTTAGCAGAAGTATTCGGAATAGTAGTTTTACTGGGTTTGCTAATATCATATATTTCAACAATTTTTGCAGTTAGAAAATATTTGCGACTTAAAACCGACGATTTATATTATTATTAAATTTATTTTTTGCAATTTTGCCATCTATTATAAAAAATAAAAAAAACAGATGAAACAAAAAGAAAATAAAAACATAAAAGAAAACAAGAATATTAAAGAAAATCCGAATGAATCTTTTGTTTTTACAAAAGAAAATTATACTCTAATGCTTATCGGTATTGCGTTTTTAGCAGTAGGATATTTGCTTATGACGGGCGGTGCTCCAAAAGA
The sequence above is a segment of the Bacteroidales bacterium genome. Coding sequences within it:
- the ispF gene encoding 2-C-methyl-D-erythritol 2,4-cyclodiphosphate synthase, translated to MKPRIGFGFDVHKLVKKRDFYLGGIKIEYYKGALGHSDADVLIHSICDALLGAANLRDIGFHFPDSSAEYKNIDSRILLKKVVKLLKEKKYKIGNIDSTICLQNPKIGEYIPQIKKVLLEIIEIPEDDISIKATTTEKLGYIGRGEGVSAYSVVLIQ
- a CDS encoding BamA/TamA family outer membrane protein, which codes for MKAKVGCFTLLLVFLYSCQVSKKLEHNQYLLTKNIIHNSNKEISNDELLKVVKQKPNRKIFWFVRFHLTVYNMFNREKETKWNKWWKTTIGEEPVIFDSLSMNTSSKQITKYLQAKGYFNATVKDSAQHRKNIKKKRVWVHYNIKANKPYKIKNIKYIVDDIYIKNKVLSDTINSLLKKGNNYDIDLLSKERDRITTILKNDGYFYFSREYIYFKVDSSLQNHQLDITVDIKNISIKSTGNSDSVVSEKHKQYYINKIEILTPASLSIVDSVKYDTLQSDDYIFIFKNKLRYNPKAITQCIFVKREQLFRVNAVEQTYNKLSNTRAFKFVNIQFNEVAYDSVKNKDGKHYLDCKIRLVSSKAQSYSIEALGTNSAGNLGIAGNIIYQHKNIFRNFENFNFKIKGGMEFQNTNLAEDNDLLNHYLPFNTYEYGSEMSLSIPGFLLPVSADKFSKSSYPKTLLSIGYNFQQRPHFWRSITNAVFGYEWKETEYKKHIINPAELNIVNIFKDVFFNEQINATKDLLIINSYQNHLTTATNYSFIYNNQDINKARNFSYFKGNIEFAGNLLRGINNLGNKFLLNKFLETRKDSTGIYRIFGINYAQYMRADIDYRYYNIINNKISLVFRFYTGVGVTYGNSSVMPFEKSFWLGGANSLRAWHMKGVGPGSYYDSLGTGYDKTADMALETNLEYRFKIYRILEGAVFADAGNIWLLKKDSKRIGSEFELNRFYKEIALGTGLGFRLNFSYFIIRFDGAIPLRDPKLPENKRWLGKDITTKDIIFNIAIGYPF
- a CDS encoding DUF3098 domain-containing protein codes for the protein MKQKENKNIKENKNIKENPNESFVFTKENYTLMLIGIAFLAVGYLLMTGGAPKDPNIFNPEVFSFRRITLSPILLVIGFIIEIFAIMKRFNKDEQ
- a CDS encoding LytTR family DNA-binding domain-containing protein gives rise to the protein MTINCIAIDDEPLALDIIKDYCSKIPFLNLIKTFYNPVDSIDYIAKNKVDLLFLDIQMDKLTGIQFLNALKQKPLTIFTTAYDKYAIKGFELDIVDYLLKPISFERFVKAVDKAFDKVNIQSNIKSETKEIYITNPSDDFIFVKTEYRFEKIQLSDILYIEGMSDYLRIVTPTKRIMTLLNFKKAEDILPQNKFIRVHKSFIVAIDKIENIERNRIKIADQLIPISETYKKNFFEFLDKKKMT
- a CDS encoding outer membrane beta-barrel protein — encoded protein: MKNKLSIIVSLFVLLNLCFVKVQGINNEKVNCTISGEVFDKKTNQPVEYANVVLFNQLDSQMVTGTITSTEGKFLLKNIVEGKYYLVANFIGYKKKNISGIILSKENKELKLEPIKIEPVTTNLSEVSISSDKNDVEYKIDKKVVNVSQNLNSTGGTAVDALKNVSGVIVANDGNVTLRGSSNFTVLVDGKPSVLSGTEALQQIPASAVDKIEVITNPSAKYDAEGTAGIINIIMKKNSMPGTNGIMNASIGSGNKYSGDFLFNFRKNKINYFVGANYRDNTSKSFNELYKETNVNDAINFLNSDGIQKRKYTTSYIKAGFDYSINDKNSISFSTQIGNVDFNGSINNKYHEWINPGSIDLYTYNKESMKVNGLYYISNISHQKKFKKPGAELNSLLYLSHWEGDRSEENNEYHTNTNWETNGIEPYRYRYVRDEKRGELRFKSDLTLLLDTIYKIEAGIQGSIRPLVSNQKYQMYQTSLESWIENADFKNDMNFYNNVFASYITFAGKWKKIEYQIGLRGEYNERLLELKTINKNYKYDKLDFFPTASISKQFKNDNQLQLSYSRRIERPHEMLLNPLPMYSDKYFKNYGNPELLPEYINSLELNYMKKFKSSYFSVETYFRQNNNTVNQMFHVDEKGGFYVRWENISKTYFFGTDISGNFDMAKWFSISPSFSVYGYKYKDNNITYDLPDIPLSGEARANFNFKVNKTTRIQLTGFYNSPYFDIQGRSKYSVNGSISVRKEILKKITAVISFNNPFNMFKYESENKVNNLYNTFKTRDEANVIKFNISYKINNYKPVQRKEENIDLNVN
- a CDS encoding sensor histidine kinase, with protein sequence MSRKNIIIFHIIFWIYILYPEFTPIIFKTAYKSIPYYFWTLPLNIFFHICIFYLFYFIFVPLFFRLKSRFTGVFIAVLAIIVYASFRLIIFYYYDLYVIKLPLKELVFSNWEIANEFRITVVLSLYAFFTRFTIDWFNHQKQKADLINQNQASELALLRSQINPHFLFNTLNNIYSLVIKKSDDASKALMKLSSIMRYMLYDANTDKVPLEKEIEYLNSFIELQKIRIKENNFIEFNITGNITNQVITPMLLIPFVENAFKHGNKSVHSPGIFINLMIEGDKIIFEVINYINKSENSGKDKIGGIGLQNIKRRLELIYPGEHSMEIKTEDNKFIIKLIIEN
- a CDS encoding permease-like cell division protein FtsX — protein: MLSSEEKFARRRLRTTYLSSVISIALVLFMLGLLGLILLNAKKLSDYVKENVNVSLIFREKVNESEILKFKAHLDSSYFVRSSKYVTKEEAAIQLKEDLGEDFIKTLGYNPLLPSIDIRLKAEFANNASISIIEKKLLENENIKEVFYQKSIINLVNDKIRKISIVLIFFSIILLVISIALINNTIRLSVYSKRFLIRSMMLVGATQYFVRKPFVLKGIVHGLYGALIAILFFSGTIYFIVTEIPELMYMNEINVLAEVFGIVVLLGLLISYISTIFAVRKYLRLKTDDLYYY